The Gemmatimonas sp. UBA7669 genome contains the following window.
CCCCCCCGGGACCACGCGATATCGCCGCCCGCTCCACGCAACACCCAAAACGCACGGCTCACGGCCCAGATCGGTGGACGGCCTCCCCGCCCTTTCCTTCCCGCCGTCCCCGCTCCCGCCGTCCCGGTCAAACTGTCTCTTGACTCCCGCCCCCAAAAACCGGATACTGCCCGTCCCTGATGCTTGCTCGCCCTCACGTGTGCGACCAGGCAAACGGGAATCACAACCGCTTCTCACATCCATCAGGTCGGACAAGTCGTTGCGTGGCAACAGCTTGCCCGTGAAAAGGGAACTCCGGTGCAATGCCGGGGCGGCCCCGCCGCTGTAAGGGAAGACGAAAGCCTCCGTTCTGCCACTGCGTCGCGTCTGACGCGGGAAGGCGTGGCTCTCGGTAAACGCCCAAGCCAGAAGACCTGCCTGATGCCGAGTCCGCGCGCCCCCTCGAGGGAGGGTTCGCCGGGGATTGCTACGCGTCGACCCACTCCTTGCGAGTGCCGCCGCGTGGCCCCGTTCGGGCTCCCGTTCAGCACCATCACGGGAGCTTTTGCATGTCAGGTGGCCCGGTCCTCCTGACACGCACGACGGCCGTCCTCGGGGGGCGTGCTTTCCCGCAGGTCACCCGTCCCAGGAGACTGCCAATGGCCACGTCCGTCGCACCCCGCTCCACCGCTCCGCGCTCACCGTTTGGCAGCTATGACGCCACTGGTGTCCGCGTCATCACCGAAGTCATCAAGCGCGATGGCCGCCGCGCGCCCTGGGACCCGGAACGCATCACACGCGCCATCGCGCTGGCCTTCTACGCCGCGCGCCACGACGAAGCGCAGAACCCGCACGCCGACGACGCCGCCCATCGCTTCGGCCTCGGCTTCACCGACTTTGCCGATGTCTGCGAAATCACGCAGCTCGTCGTCAACACCGTGGAGCGCAAGGCCCAGGATGGCCACGACCCCTCGGTGGAAGAAATCCAGGACGTGGTCGAAATGATGATCGCGGCGCGCGGCCATTGGGACGTGGCCAAGCGCTATGTCATCTATCGTGCGCAGCGCGCGCAGATCCGCCTGGCCGCGCACAAGGACAACGGCCTGCAGGACTACATCTTCCTCTCGCGCTACTCGCGCTACCGTGAAGACCTGGGCCGCCGCGAGACGCCGGCCGAAGCGTTCACGCGCGTCATGGACATGCACCGCGCGCACTTCGCCGACAAGCTCGACCTGCCGGTGGCCGGTTTCGGCGGACGCACGCTGCGCGCGCTCATGGACGAGACCGAGCAGGCGCTGCAGCGCAAGGCCATTCTGCCCAGCATGCGCTCGCTGCAGTTCGGTGGCCGCGCCATCGAGGCCAACAACGCGCGCATGTTCAACTGCGCCTTCACGCACATGAACCGCGTGGACGCGTTCAAGGAAGCCTTCTTCCTGCTCATGTCGGGCACCGGCGTGGGCTTCAGTGTGCAGAAGCATCATGTGGCGCAGTTGCCGGCCTTCCCGGTGCGTGGCGCCGAGAATGAGCTGCCCGTTGTGCACTTCACCGTCGAAGACACGCTCGAGGGTTGGGCGGATGCGCTCGACGCGCTCATGCACAGCTACCTCGATCACAAGAAGATCGAGTTCAACTACTCGCAGATCCGCTCGCGTGGTGTGCCGCTGCGCACCTCGGGCGGTCGCGCCCCGGGTCACCTGCCGCTCAAGAAGGCCCTCTCCGCCGTCGAGCGCATGCTCGACCAGGTGTCGGGCCGCGCGCTGCGCCCCATCGAGGTGTACGACATCCTCATGCACGTCGCCGTAGCGGTGCTCTCGGGCGGCATCCGTCGCTCGGCCACCATCTGCCTCTTCTCGGCCGACGACGACGAAATGGCGGCCGCCAAGACGGGCAACTGGTTCGAGACCAACCCGCAGCGTGGCAAGTCCAACAACTCGGCCGTGCTTGTGCGCGATCAGCACAGCGAGGCGGACTTCCAGAAGCTGTTCGAGCTGCAGAAGGAATTCGGTGAGCCCGGCTTCTACTTCGTGGACGACGTGGAGTACGGCGCCAACCCCTGCGTGGAAATCGGTCTCGCGCCGTTTGCCGTGGTGGACGAAGCCGCGCAGGCCAAGCTGGCCGAGTACGGCCGTCCGGATGTGCCGCTGGGCAGCACGGTGAGCGGCTGGCAGATGTGCAACCTCACCACCATCAACGCCAACGCCTGCGACGACGAGGCGGGCTTCCTGGCCTGCTGCCGCGCGGCGGCGCTGCTGGGCACGCTGCAGGCGGCCTACACGCACATTCCGTATCTGGGCGCCGCCACGCGCTACATAAACGAGCGCGAGTCGCTGCTGGGCGTGAGCATCTGCGGCATTCTTGATCGGCCGTCGCTGCTGCTCAATCCGTCGGTGCTCGAGCGTGGCGCGCAGGAATGTCTCGACACCAACGCCGCCATCGCCGAGCACATCGGCATTCCGTCGGCGGCGCGCATCACCTGCGTAAAGCCGGAAGGCACGGCCAGCCTCGTGCTCGGTGCGGGCTCGGGCATTCATCCGCATCACGCGCGGCACTACTTCCGCCGCGTGCAGGCCGCGCGTACCGAGCCGCTGTATCAGTGGTTCAAGCTCAACAACCCGCACATGACCGAGTCGTCGGCCTGGGATCCGGACACCACCGACGTGATCACCTTCCCGGTCACGGCGCCGGCCGACGCCATTCTGCGGGCCGACGTGGGCGCCGTGCAGTTCCTCGAGTACGTGCGCCTCGTGCAGCAGCACTGGGTGGTGGCCGGCCGTCGCCACGAGCAGTACAACCCCGGCTTGCACCACAACGTGTCCAACACCGTCACCGTGCGCGACGACGAGTGGGATGCGGTGCAGCAGTTCATCTGGGCCAATCGCAACTACTTCACCGGCATTTCGCTGCTGCGTGAGACGGGCGACAAGGTCTACGCCCAGGCGCCGCGCGAAGAAGTCACCACCGAGACCGACATGGCGAAGTGGAACGCGCTGCAGTACCGGGCGGTGGACTACACGGCCCTCTGGGAAGGCACGGACATGACGACGCTCGGTGACACCGTGGCCTGCGCGGGCGGAGCCTGCGAGATCGTCTGACGCAACAGCTGGTGAAGGCGTAGCAACACAAGACCCGAAACTCAAACGCACAACCCGGAACTGATCAGTTTCGAGTTGTGCGTTCGAGTTTCGGGTCTTGTGTTCTGCTGCGTCAGTGCACCGGTGCCCCTGATCTTCAATCACGCGCAGCGACGCAAACGTTGGTCACGGCGCACTGCGAACCAGCCGCACGGTTATCCGGTTGGTGTTGAAGGCACCACACTGACCT
Protein-coding sequences here:
- a CDS encoding ATP cone domain-containing protein; translated protein: MATSVAPRSTAPRSPFGSYDATGVRVITEVIKRDGRRAPWDPERITRAIALAFYAARHDEAQNPHADDAAHRFGLGFTDFADVCEITQLVVNTVERKAQDGHDPSVEEIQDVVEMMIAARGHWDVAKRYVIYRAQRAQIRLAAHKDNGLQDYIFLSRYSRYREDLGRRETPAEAFTRVMDMHRAHFADKLDLPVAGFGGRTLRALMDETEQALQRKAILPSMRSLQFGGRAIEANNARMFNCAFTHMNRVDAFKEAFFLLMSGTGVGFSVQKHHVAQLPAFPVRGAENELPVVHFTVEDTLEGWADALDALMHSYLDHKKIEFNYSQIRSRGVPLRTSGGRAPGHLPLKKALSAVERMLDQVSGRALRPIEVYDILMHVAVAVLSGGIRRSATICLFSADDDEMAAAKTGNWFETNPQRGKSNNSAVLVRDQHSEADFQKLFELQKEFGEPGFYFVDDVEYGANPCVEIGLAPFAVVDEAAQAKLAEYGRPDVPLGSTVSGWQMCNLTTINANACDDEAGFLACCRAAALLGTLQAAYTHIPYLGAATRYINERESLLGVSICGILDRPSLLLNPSVLERGAQECLDTNAAIAEHIGIPSAARITCVKPEGTASLVLGAGSGIHPHHARHYFRRVQAARTEPLYQWFKLNNPHMTESSAWDPDTTDVITFPVTAPADAILRADVGAVQFLEYVRLVQQHWVVAGRRHEQYNPGLHHNVSNTVTVRDDEWDAVQQFIWANRNYFTGISLLRETGDKVYAQAPREEVTTETDMAKWNALQYRAVDYTALWEGTDMTTLGDTVACAGGACEIV